In Candidatus Methylomirabilota bacterium, the following proteins share a genomic window:
- a CDS encoding trehalase-like domain-containing protein, translated as MTSAPIEDYALIGDCETAALVSRSGSIDWLCFPRFDSPA; from the coding sequence GTGACGTCAGCGCCGATCGAGGACTACGCGCTGATCGGCGACTGCGAGACGGCAGCGCTGGTGAGCCGGAGCGGGTCGATCGACTGGCTCTGCTTCCCGCGCTTCGACTCACCGGC